Within Trichoderma atroviride chromosome 2, complete sequence, the genomic segment ATCTGTTGAGAAGGCATGTTAGCAATCATGACAACGACTCGCCCAAGAAGCGTCAACGACTGGTTTCAACTCCCAACTCCAGCCGCGTCACCCAGGCCTGCCGCCCTTGCGCCGCTGCTCGAGTCAAATGCGACGAAACGAAGCCGTGCAGACGCTGCGTCAGTCGTAACTTGGCATGTTCTGCCTTCGAGACCAGCCCAGGCTCTTCCACGCATCTTGCTCACCTTCCAGGGAGCGGACAGGATGCCCCTGTACAAAATCAAACGAATAGCGGCTCCTATATAGCACCCGCAGATTCGAATTCCGCGCTTCTGAATACCCCCAGGAACTTGATCCGCGATAATACAACCAACAAGAGCAGCCCTCTATCGCAAACCAACTCATCAAGGCAAGATGATATTAGCCAGTTGACAACTCCGGATACTGGAGTGGAGTCAGGTAAGTCTTGCGATTGGCTCGGGGGAACAAGCTTTTGATTTCTTCACCACGTCAGGAGGCAAGACTGACGGCGTCCTCATTTTGTAGGCCACACTCTTAGCCAGGCAGCTCACCCACATAACACGGCGAAAACTGGCCCCATGGACTTTAACCAAATCCCATTTTTCGATTTCCTGCGCGATGTCCTCTATCAGCAGCCTTTAGATCTGCCGCGGCCAACCGAATCTCAAGGTCCAGCCGTGTTAGATTTCTGCGACAACATGGACATGGCTCTTACCGAAATGGACTTTGGCCTCCTAGATCACTGGAATCTGGATCTAGAGGACGGCGGGGCACTGGTAGCACCTGCTTTGGTCGGCCAGAATCCCCAAAACTCGGTTGAAATGTCCCAGATGCGGCAGAATCTTGCCAACGTCTGGGGAGAATTGCCGTGGAAATGGGAGCCGACTGCCAGGGATAGTGGCTATACTGAGCAGGGCAATCTACCCATATCCGCCAAAGATCTTTCTAATGCGCAGTTTCAAGAAACCAAAAAGAATCTTGAGCGAGTCGTTGACCAGAAGCTGAGTCTTTCCAGCCGCGACCagatcttggccatcatcttAAAAACTTGTCGCGATCCCTCGACGGCCGGTCGGGTGGCTGCCTCTTTCCCAAATGTGGACGTGATGGATACGATGATGCAAGCTTTCCTGGCCGCTCATATTCAACAAGTATCAACATGGATACACTTTCCCACCCTCAAGCTGAATTCGCTATGGCCCGAATGGGTTGGGaatgctgtggctgctggtgctgtgcTGATGCCGGCCCCGACGTTACGCAAGTTTGGATTTGCCATCCAAGAGGCAGTTCGTAAGTGCAAACCATACGAGAAATCAACTAAATCGTAGCAAAGGTCATTTTCTCACATCAAAATCCGCTAGGCATTACCATTCCTGCAAGAGTAAGATTCAAAGAGCCAACCAGCATATTCATATCCGCCAAAGGATAATGAGCTTACGTCTAACTTACATTACAGTTTGAAGAAAATAACACCGCTATCCAAAACCTTAGTTTGGTCCAATCACTCATTTTGGGGCAAGACATTGGTCTATGGAGCGGTAACCGCagaaagatggagattgCCGAGTGCCATTTGGTGATTCCTGTGACGGTAAGGGGGATGATACTACATGCAAATTATACAAGATGCATACTTACCAAGTGACTCTAGATGATGAGATATCGACGATTTTTCCAGCGGCACATGTATCCTATTATCACCGTAAATCCCTCAGACGAGGGTGAAACATTACAACAAAAGTGGATGAGGTGGGCGGCTGCGGAGCAATGGAAGAGGTCAGTCTTTGGAAAAGGTTGCTTCTCTAATTTCCATCAGCCTATCACTAACGTTGGGGGGGGAAAGACTAGCATACCACTGTTACATCCGAGAAGCCCAGTTATCGATGACAGCATTGACAAATCCCT encodes:
- a CDS encoding uncharacterized protein (EggNog:ENOG41) is translated as MPVPVSETFLAAKQPAVGSDATATSIAGPAPSNPTTQSHTMQAVPSSTTPGLPSTSPGTNTTAGTSFSAPDTTADPFASSVTGETPASASHQSHQNTNPYACRDCGRSYSRPEHLVRHVQTHTLGRRFACEICNKSFARKDLLRRHVSNHDNDSPKKRQRLVSTPNSSRVTQACRPCAAARVKCDETKPCRRCVSRNLACSAFETSPGSSTHLAHLPGSGQDAPVQNQTNSGSYIAPADSNSALLNTPRNLIRDNTTNKSSPLSQTNSSRQDDISQLTTPDTGVESGHTLSQAAHPHNTAKTGPMDFNQIPFFDFLRDVLYQQPLDLPRPTESQGPAVLDFCDNMDMALTEMDFGLLDHWNLDLEDGGALVAPALVGQNPQNSVEMSQMRQNLANVWGELPWKWEPTARDSGYTEQGNLPISAKDLSNAQFQETKKNLERVVDQKLSLSSRDQILAIILKTCRDPSTAGRVAASFPNVDVMDTMMQAFLAAHIQQVSTWIHFPTLKLNSLWPEWVGNAVAAGAVLMPAPTLRKFGFAIQEAVRITIPARFEENNTAIQNLSLVQSLILGQDIGLWSGNRRKMEIAECHLVIPVTMMRYRRFFQRHMYPIITVNPSDEGETLQQKWMRWAAAEQWKRLAYHCYIREAQLSMTALTNPCMSYSELTLPLPERKELWLAKSASEWKTLYLSGTAGQENPRLPSIADAYRDVRQLAENSTRIDTQLSVSIFLHGFWSMILEYSQLSVVHQFRSYTKEKPNSMLNSRRQELLRDLQSFQFNSSDLPGVTPQEHVVLNLLMMHLYVSLDDLQIFSGKQGEEEARRMYPILQQWTANPESWFAVWCAGQILRYAKLFPLSQLKDFYAIAVHHAALALWTYGVVARASQQQDMASQYGYEPMYLDEGNATSIQHFLSFGQGRPLIQGPAGGSSSGAAPGEACVYDPRACMDIAQEILQTNFRRPQDALPPLVENLCQLIKQLGNAAWAVGLG